Genomic DNA from Telopea speciosissima isolate NSW1024214 ecotype Mountain lineage chromosome 2, Tspe_v1, whole genome shotgun sequence:
ATCATGTTTCTGAGCATCTACATAGAATCATGATAATCACCAATAGTCTCCACATGAACAAGATCCATCTTTGAAACAGTGGAATCGGTTAACATCTCTCACAATGATCTCTCGACCATAGATTCTCGATATGAACTTAGCGGTAGTGTGACAGTCGCCACAGATGCGAAGATTCTTTGTCACTCGAAGAATTGTTCCAGGTGTGGTGTTAAGAAGCCCAAAAGCTATGGCCAGCTTCTCACTATGTGTATTGAGGCTttgttctttctcctcttcACTAACATCGTGCAGCACAAAACTAGTATCTGGCATATATCCTGCTGCCTTGATCTGGTTAGGCAAGGCTTCCAACAGCATGTAAATTTCTTTTGTCTGTGGGTGTGACGTGTCTCCGCCAAGAAATAAATAGGCTTTTCCATTGATCTCAATCCAACTACATCCAGGGTTCTTCTTCATACCTTGATTCTTCAAAAGAGCTCTCAAATTGTTCACCTCTTCCCACCTCCCAACTTCAGCATACATGTTTGAAAGCAGAACATAATTTCCACTATTCTCTGGCTCCAACACAAACAGTTCCTTGGCTGCAATCTCCCCAATTTCCAAGTTTTTATGTGTTCGGCAAGCAGCTAGCAAGGCTCCCCATATGCTCGGACCAGCTTTCATTGGCATTCGATCAATGAGTTCCTTTGCTTCCACCAGATGCCCAGCCCGACCAAAAAGATCCACAACACAAGCATAGTGCTCCAATTTTGGCTCAACAGAATAAACAATAGTCATATAATTGAAGTACTTCAAGCCTACATCAACAAGACCTGAATGGCTGCAACCGGATAACAGACCTGTGAATGTAATAGAATCAGGCTGAACCCCTGCTCTTATCATGCTCTCAAAAGTCGAAATGGATTCCAAGCCATATCCATGAGATGCATAAGCAGTTATCATGGTGTTCCAAGCAACCAAACTCTTTTCATTCTCAGGTATCCTATCAAAAGAGCTACGTGCATCAACAAGGCTTCCACATTTAGCATACATTGCAACGAGTGCAGTCTGCACAGAAGGATTCTGTTCCAAACCAATCCCACATG
This window encodes:
- the LOC122652468 gene encoding pentatricopeptide repeat-containing protein ELI1, chloroplastic-like is translated as MHGIPSHQLSGKGKCNFCLHRLAVSLRRKETSPFYSSISSLIYSRFLSLQIETPSKWNWSTQDAQLLSLLEPIGENPPQLLSYVPIFQFLTGTHLLKLGQQVHAHMTLRGFHPNAFLGAKMVAMYASSGDIDSAVALFNQIRSPSLLLYNSIIRGYSRSGYPERTLITYLQMLCIGLQPDYFTFPFVLKSCADLSLLRIGKCVHGQSLRSGLEYDLYVGTSLIDMYVKCGEIRDANQLFDRMPVRDISSWNALIAGYMKNGVIDVAEALFYWMPKRNIVSWTAMISGYTQNGLADRALGLFEEMQRDDSEIKPNWVTIMSVLPACTHSAALEQGRRIHNYACGIGLEQNPSVQTALVAMYAKCGSLVDARSSFDRIPENEKSLVAWNTMITAYASHGYGLESISTFESMIRAGVQPDSITFTGLLSGCSHSGLVDVGLKYFNYMTIVYSVEPKLEHYACVVDLFGRAGHLVEAKELIDRMPMKAGPSIWGALLAACRTHKNLEIGEIAAKELFVLEPENSGNYVLLSNMYAEVGRWEEVNNLRALLKNQGMKKNPGCSWIEINGKAYLFLGGDTSHPQTKEIYMLLEALPNQIKAAGYMPDTSFVLHDVSEEEKEQSLNTHSEKLAIAFGLLNTTPGTILRVTKNLRICGDCHTTAKFISRIYGREIIVRDVNRFHCFKDGSCSCGDYW